DNA sequence from the Candidatus Cloacimonadota bacterium genome:
GGCAATCACGATGTCGGCCTGATGTTTTATCGGTACTTTGTAAATAGAATCTGCTGCTGGAATAATCTTATAGAAAGCTTCATTGATTCTGTCAAACTCTGCCGAAAAAACATTTTTGTCTTTATCGATCACCAGCAGGCAGGCCCAGGTTTCGGTTGGCAGCATTGCTGCCGCTTCCAGCATATCTTCGTGCACCGGATTGCCTTCCAACTGCATGATCTTTGCTTCCGGTAAAAGTGCAAAAGAATGATTTTTTTCGATGGTTTCGTAAACGGAAATTCCCGGCAGAATGCTTTTCCTGCCGCCGGTGTAACCAGCAAAATAATGCGGTTCCACCGAACTTACAATCAGTATTTTATCATGCTCAACAGCAAGTTTATTTACCTTGATTTTATTTCCTAGTGAGGTAGTTCCTAATTCCAGCATATCACCATTTTTAGCATCGTGGTATATGATATTATTTTTATAAATTTTGTAGAATCTACCAAAAATATTATGATATTCTTTCTCCGTTGGCTTGCGATGAGAACCCAGAGCCACGACAAAAGTGACTTCCAGTTTTTCGATTTGAGGATAAATTTCCTCAATTACTTTGACTGTTGGAGTAGCGCGGGTGCCATCATTTACGATTATTAGCAGTTTTTTCACATTTTGCAGGAAAATGGAAAGTTTATCTTTCAAAGAATTTTGAATCACTTCCTTCTCATTTTTTTTGGGAACTTCGTTGGGTTGGATGATCTGCAGATTTGATTCTTCGGGAAGATCTATTTCTTTAATTTGATTTGAATATTTAAATTTTACATTCATTGGTTTTCCTCTTTATTTACAACCATTCGGAAGGTCGAGATTTCCATAAAAGTACGACAACCATTCCGAAGGTTTGATTTGAATAATTGCATTTTATTTTCATAATTAGTTTTCCTTACTTACCGCGGATAGTTTTTTTAATAATCACTTTAGCAACAACATTTTTTTAGTTGGTGAATTGGGAATATTAAGTCTGTACAGATAAATTCCAGATGAGACTGGTTGATTGTGCTGATTACTACCGTTCCAGACAACCGAGTTAATAAGTTGATCGGTTAATGAGTTGATGGGAATAGTTTTAATTTTCTGACCCTTTAAATTATAAATTTCTATTTCAGCATTTTCTATTTGTCTGAAATCTGAAACCTGAAGTCTGATTTCTGTTCTTGGATTGAATGGGTTAGGATAATTAGATAATTCGCAAGAATTGATTTTTATAGTATTTTCATTTAATTTCGTAGATTCCAGACTTCTATATACATTATTTACAGGATAATCTCCATAGCTAATAGCATATAGGTAATCATCTTCAGTAATTGTAAGATATTGGATTTCTGCTATGGTCATTATTTGAGATTCTAATTGATTCCAAGTTTCACCATTATCTTCAGACATCCATACAAAACCAGTATATTCATTACAGCCTACAAAAATTCTATCTTGTGAATCTATAACAATATCTGTTACATAGAATTGGTTTGTTAATGTTTCCCATGTTTCACCATTATCAGAAGATCGATAAACACCACCGATAGCCTGTGTGTAATGTCCTCTGCTTCCAGCAAAAAGTTCTCCATTGGAATTTACTGCTAACGAGCTCAGGAAGTGATAGTTTAAACCAATTAATTCCCAGTTGTCACCTTGATCCAAAGAACGGTAAAGACCACCTTCCCCCATATAATGTTGAGAAGCTGCAAACAATCCTCCGGAAGTTTCAATAAAATCATTAAATATTTCATTTGAATTTGTAGATAAAACTATATTCCAGGAATTACCATTATCAGTTGACTTGTATATATGCCCCCAATTAGCAGCAAATAGATTATTAGAAGAATCTTTCATCATTGGTCCTGCTGTTGCCGGGAAATTAGTAAGTTGCCACGTAGTTCCATTATCAAAAGATACGTAAATTCCATCGACATTACTTACAAAAAGAGTATCTAAATCAAATAGAAAGGAAATACAACATCCTTGAAAGTCTGTTTCATTCCAGGAAAATCCATTATCATAAGAAATATACATACAGTCTTGAGTACCTAAATACAAATTTCCGATAATATCCTTTTCTATACAACGAATTGATGCTTCATCTTCATAAATTACTTCCCAATATTCCTGACAGTAAATTAAATAGAAAGTTGATAAGAATATTAAAAAAATAAAGACACCTTTTTTTTCCTTCATAATCTCCTCTCAACTGTCATGCTGAGTGTTCCGAAGACTTTCGGAATGTATCGAAGCATAAGGCAATACTTCATATAATGCTTTATCCTTCGACTCCGCTCAGGATGACAATTTTTTAATTGCTCGCATTTGTTCTTTGCAAACCACATCACACCCAAAACAGCAACAACGGCACATAAATAATTCCCAACAACAGCGAGATCGAAACCAGACTGGCAGCAAATTCTTTATCTAACCCTTCCAGCGAAGAAAAAATAAGCGTGTTGTAACCAACCGGTGCTCCACAAAAAACGATGACCAGAGTTTTAATGATCCCTTCAAATCCTAGAACAGCTGCAAAAGCCCAGCCTAAAAACATTCCCACTCCGATTCGCAAACCAAAAACAGTGAACATTTTTCCCAGGTTGAAAATATGAGGATGAAAATACAATCCCAACGAAAAGATGATTAAAAAAATGGTAGGTCGACCAACTATTTCAAAGAAATTTACATGAGTAGCTGAAAGTTCAATTTTCAATAAATTAAAGACAACTCCCAGGATCAAACCCCAGATCGGTGGTAAGAGCAGGAACTTTTTTATCGGGATTTTGGAACCTTTCTGGTTTCCGTATTTAATGGCAAAATAATAGGCAAAAGTGAAGATCATCAGGCTGTTGCCGAAATCGAAAATTGTGTATATTGCCAATCCCTGATTTCCAAAAGCAGCCAGGACGAAGGGCAAAGTGAAACCGGTATTCATGATGAGTGTTCCCACATAAAATGCTCCATGCGTTGCAGGCGGCATCTTGAATAATTTTGCGATCGGTGCTGAGATCAAACCGATCAACAGCATCGTTACTATTGCCACAAACGGAAGTAAAATGAATTTCAAGTTTAATTCTGCTGTAGCTCCAGATAGAAAAGTAAGAGATGGCAATGTAACATAAAAACTTATACGCAGAAGCGTATCTGCTGTGCTGCTGCTGAAAAGTCTGATCTTTTTGAGTGCAAAACCCAGAAAGAAAACAATGATGATCGGGATCACCTTACTCCAGAAATCTGTCAAAAATCCTCCGTTTATTTCGTCATTCTGACGTTATTCCCCTCTTGAGAGGGGTGCGACTTCAGTCGTGGGGTGTGTTCACGTTGTTCTTACGGCTTCGTGCCACTTCGCCGACACAGGTTGGAAGAATCTATCTTAGCTGCCAGATGCAAAGCTATAAGAATTTCACGAGATCCTCCCGTCTTCGCAAAGCTTCGCCGGACACAGTCCACAGTAAAGCTAAAGGTAACGTCAGGATGACGTATTTTTTTCCGTCATTCTGAAGCATCTCACATAGGTTGCTCTGATGAAGAATCTCAATATAATTGCGAATTTTGTCAAAAACAACTTCTAAATGACGTCCACTTATTCTCCTCAACCTGTATCTCGTTCACTCCTGAACGAGTTTCAATCTCGGACAAGAGTGTTCGAGTTACTGAAACAACGAAGATGCAAATCAGCGTTTGTTTCTTGTCAATTCAAATGTACCAGTAGTTATTTTTTTTCACAATTTGTTTGACGCAAAAGACCAGAAATTTAATTCACAAAATAGGAGAATATGATATGAAAAAAATATGTGTGTTTTGCGGATCCAGTCCGGGAGCAGATCCTGAATTCAGCGAAGTCGCAAAAGAATTGGGAAAGGAAATTGCTTATCGAAATCTGGAATTGATATACGGAGCATCGGATTTGGGTTTGATGGGAGTTCTGGCAGAAAGTGCTATTCAAAATGGAGCAAAAGTTATCGGTGTGATGCCGCGAATTTTTGATGGAAAAGTAGAACATCCCGATCTGGC
Encoded proteins:
- a CDS encoding T9SS type A sorting domain-containing protein, whose translation is MKEKKGVFIFLIFLSTFYLIYCQEYWEVIYEDEASIRCIEKDIIGNLYLGTQDCMYISYDNGFSWNETDFQGCCISFLFDLDTLFVSNVDGIYVSFDNGTTWQLTNFPATAGPMMKDSSNNLFAANWGHIYKSTDNGNSWNIVLSTNSNEIFNDFIETSGGLFAASQHYMGEGGLYRSLDQGDNWELIGLNYHFLSSLAVNSNGELFAGSRGHYTQAIGGVYRSSDNGETWETLTNQFYVTDIVIDSQDRIFVGCNEYTGFVWMSEDNGETWNQLESQIMTIAEIQYLTITEDDYLYAISYGDYPVNNVYRSLESTKLNENTIKINSCELSNYPNPFNPRTEIRLQVSDFRQIENAEIEIYNLKGQKIKTIPINSLTDQLINSVVWNGSNQHNQPVSSGIYLYRLNIPNSPTKKMLLLK
- a CDS encoding AEC family transporter — encoded protein: MTDFWSKVIPIIIVFFLGFALKKIRLFSSSTADTLLRISFYVTLPSLTFLSGATAELNLKFILLPFVAIVTMLLIGLISAPIAKLFKMPPATHGAFYVGTLIMNTGFTLPFVLAAFGNQGLAIYTIFDFGNSLMIFTFAYYFAIKYGNQKGSKIPIKKFLLLPPIWGLILGVVFNLLKIELSATHVNFFEIVGRPTIFLIIFSLGLYFHPHIFNLGKMFTVFGLRIGVGMFLGWAFAAVLGFEGIIKTLVIVFCGAPVGYNTLIFSSLEGLDKEFAASLVSISLLLGIIYVPLLLFWV
- the larA gene encoding nickel-dependent lactate racemase, whose amino-acid sequence is MNVKFKYSNQIKEIDLPEESNLQIIQPNEVPKKNEKEVIQNSLKDKLSIFLQNVKKLLIIVNDGTRATPTVKVIEEIYPQIEKLEVTFVVALGSHRKPTEKEYHNIFGRFYKIYKNNIIYHDAKNGDMLELGTTSLGNKIKVNKLAVEHDKILIVSSVEPHYFAGYTGGRKSILPGISVYETIEKNHSFALLPEAKIMQLEGNPVHEDMLEAAAMLPTETWACLLVIDKDKNVFSAEFDRINEAFYKIIPAADSIYKVPIKHQADIVIAIVEMPLDIDLYQSQKAIENARNAIKEDGIFILVSACRQGIGNDNFYKLLSSCTTPNEVFSKIEKEYRLGYHKAAKFVDFMQKYQLWIVSEIDDEKLQKIFIKTKPDLQTAINDAIRIKGREADILIIREAGIIVPGVIKTP